In Telopea speciosissima isolate NSW1024214 ecotype Mountain lineage chromosome 10, Tspe_v1, whole genome shotgun sequence, the DNA window CCACCTGACCAACCTCTTCGCTACAGCCATCGATACTATGGGTGGACTGGGACTTATTAAAGATCTTCTGCAATAATGTCTAACAGCTTAGGAGAGGAACATGATAACCGATCTCTGCATCTGTCTTCCATTTCAGTTTTGTGCTTCAAATCCTTCTGTGTcggttaagggtgtcaaaatcaaaccgaaattgTTTATCGAAATCGAATCAAACCTTTtaaactaaaaccaaaaaaccgtttaataaatgattcaattatgttttaaaattgagaccaATTAATTAATCGATTTAAACTGAATAAACTGTTTAACACTCTTAGTTTTCCCTACATAAAACCAACCTCCCAAATTTTCCAGTCTAACATCACAATAATTACCTAAGGTTCTTTATAAGCAGCAATCCATTTATTAAATATAATTCCTGGAATCGTTTCCTTTTACAATAAAACTATCTCTATTACAAACTCAccataagaaataaaaacaaacccACAAACAAATTTACATTGTACTTATCATACATGATCTCACATTGTATGTAAATATTAAGCAGTATAAGAAACCTAACTTCCACTTCCTCTCAAGGACAAGTTGGGGAAACACTCCCTATTTGAGTCCATTTGACATTCTCACATGAGGTAGTAGCTCTTCCCCTTACACTTACTAGATTAATATCTTGCAATGAAATCCCAAAACATGGAAAGCTCTTGCTGCAATCAAATTTCACAGCCACCTCTGAAGCACTTGTCCCTTTGATGTTCTTATACATCACTTGCTTTACTTGCACCGCCGACTTCTGCTGCGAAAAAGGATCATCAAACCAAGTTCTTAGTAATTAAAGGAATCAAGAGCTAGGTAGGCAGAGTCCTTACCAGTTCCTTGCATGGCTCATCTTCATCACAGTAGTTTTGATCTATTATTATTGGATTTGTGACATTGTACATGGCAATGTTTTGAAATATGATGTTGTTTGCACTCCCAGATCCTCCCTGCACAGTAAATTAACAAACGTGTGAACATTGTTACATCCTTAtcattcaagaatgcaaaatcgccgtagaatgtattccaaaatgcataccaaacacagcataACTGTACTTACTGGCCAAGTCTTGATTCTGACCCCATTTGTGGTTCCAGAAAGTCTAGCTCTATCGACTATCACATCTGAAACATGGGCTTCTTCATTACCTGCTCCCAAGCTTCCAATGCTAAATTCATGACCATAAGAAGTCCAAAGAAATAttaggaaaatagaaaataaaataaattaaaagatgaaagtagAAATATTTCAGCTGGGATTTGTTTTAAGGTTAGGATTTGAGTCCTAATACCTGATCCCATGACCTGGTCCACAGGTTATGTCAGAAGCTTGAACCTTTGAAGACCCACTTACAATTGAGATGCAGTCATCACCTTAAGcatataataaaaagaaaagaagttcaTCAGCTATATAACTTTTTCCTCTAAAAcccaaatttgaattttaaaaatcaTAATTGAGTACAAGTTTTTTTTACCTGTTTTGATTACACAACTCTTGATCAGAATGTTTTGTGTCCCTGTAACATGAATTCCATCTGTGTTTGGGCTGTTTTCTGGTGCAGTTATCATGAGATTGAAAGCTTGAACAGTGACACAATTCTCAAATTCAACATGAATTTGTTGGGAGTCTTTGATCTTGAGGTTTCTCACCAGCAAGTTCTTGCATTCCAAAAAAGTTAAGGCCTGTAGAAATGAAGAATTTCAATATCTTCTTTATAATATATAGAAAATTTAGTTAGGTTCTGTTTATTTTCCTGtaaaaagcccaaaaaatagAATGTGGTAGGTTGAATTTCTATGAATTGGTTTGAATTTTagtttatgggaaaaggttgtGCTCGCCGCCAAGGTGCCCAGCATGTGTCATTCTATCTCCTCCCCTGCCCTCCTGTACCAGTCCAGCCCTGTGATTGATTCTTAttttaaggaaaattttctcgtttaagaaaatgtataaaagggttttcaaaaataatttgaatgtgacatatcattatgtcttTATCGAAAGATGTCATTATCATGTATATTTTTCAAATACACATATGAAATGACTCTACTactctctttaaaaaaaaaaaattgtgtcatagttaaaaaaaaacaaaaaaaacaaaaccaattgAAAagcaaggattcatgtagccaaccccatatAGGTGGGATTTCGTTGAGTTGTTGACGTTGTCATTGTGCTCTATTCTTGTTACTTTTTACTTCTATTCTCTTAATATTTTATATCTATTAGAATCCTTGTAAGGCTGTTGTTGGTGTTGTTgttgtcaataagaaaatacaAATGGCTTAGACATAAACATACCGTGGGCGCAGACTTGCAAGGCTGCCAGaatcaaatatggaaacaaaatttaaGAATAGTTAGTCCATAAATGTAAGAAGATAATGGGATTGTATAAAACTAAGGGCCTGTTTGTTTGCtggaaaaaaaggggtgggatcCATCTGTAATGGGGTGAGTGAACAAGAAACGCAatgaaaggaaagggaaggatGGGAAAAGTGATTTTTGTAAGCTTCACATTAATAAAATAACCAATTCCCTCTTTTCCCTCACAAAATCCTACCTAAAAGGGAGTGAGAAATCTTGACTGCCACGTCAGCAGACAATCTTCTTAAATTATGGAAAAATTGTCTCCTCACTTCTCCCATCCAACAAC includes these proteins:
- the LOC122642035 gene encoding polygalacturonase isoform X2; protein product: MGIQKQLLPLFMLLLSSNSSYSILQEDPSPSTYLNEASVYNTHAYPTYFSTINDGDKKFEPIFRNLINYEKTEISALEQLDQVGSSATSVKVVNVDDYGAKGDGRDDTEAFKKAWKVACSSSPAVVVVPQNKNYLLKPITFSGPCKSDLTMMVYGTIEASDDRADYESDRQHWLVFENIQNLIVEGGGIINGNGNIWWQNSCKVNKKLPCKSAPTALTFLECKNLLVRNLKIKDSQQIHVEFENCVTVQAFNLMITAPENSPNTDGIHVTGTQNILIKSCVIKTGDDCISIVSGSSKVQASDITCGPGHGISIGSLGAGNEEAHVSDVIVDRARLSGTTNGVRIKTWPGGSGSANNIIFQNIAMYNVTNPIIIDQNYCDEDEPCKELKSAVQVKQVMYKNIKGTSASEVAVKFDCSKSFPCFGISLQDINLVSVRGRATTSCENVKWTQIGSVSPTCP
- the LOC122642035 gene encoding polygalacturonase isoform X1; translation: MGIQKQLLPLFMLLLSSNSSYSILQEDPSPSTYLNEASVYNTHAYPTYFSTINDGDKKFEPIFRNLINYEKTEISALEQLDQVGSSATSVKVVNVDDYGAKGDGRDDTEAFKKAWKVACSSSPAVVVVPQNKNYLLKPITFSGPCKSDLTMMVYGTIEASDDRADYESDRQHWLVFENIQNLIVEGGGIINGNGNIWWQNSCKVNKKLPCKSAPTALTFLECKNLLVRNLKIKDSQQIHVEFENCVTVQAFNLMITAPENSPNTDGIHVTGTQNILIKSCVIKTGDDCISIVSGSSKVQASDITCGPGHGISIGSLGAGNEEAHVSDVIVDRARLSGTTNGVRIKTWPGGSGSANNIIFQNIAMYNVTNPIIIDQNYCDEDEPCKELQKSAVQVKQVMYKNIKGTSASEVAVKFDCSKSFPCFGISLQDINLVSVRGRATTSCENVKWTQIGSVSPTCP